The following nucleotide sequence is from Mytilus edulis chromosome 13, xbMytEdul2.2, whole genome shotgun sequence.
AGGAATATTGTATGTTCAGAAGGAGGAATATTGTATGTTCAGAAGGAGGAATTTACCGAAATTATATAAGAAGTAAGTAAATATTGATGTTTTCAGATTATTCATTTAAACTTGGTCAAGAAGATGACAATATAGTGATCTGATTCTTGATTTTCCAAATACCGAATAGAGGCTGAATAGCAATATGAGGCTAAcctcatacaggaacttcttaggaagacaaatgagaagtaagcaatatcttttaactttacTCTCCGCTAAAtaaatgatgttctctcactaaataattaaaaatttggtgactatgttgaacgcatctatcccatcgaactagagataaaggatactacagaaacAGTTAAGTCTGTCGCATATCTAGACTAATATCTACAAGTTGACAAcaagggtcgattgaaaacaaaactttacgacaaaaaaaaatgatttcagctccgcaattgtgaactttccatttctatatagCAACACTCTAGCAGCGCTTGCATACggaatatatatctcccaattgatacaatatccCCGGGCTAGTATTTCCGATCATGATTTCCTTGGAAGAGGGCCAGTTGAAGCACTCCTTCGGCTTCTgaattttctcactgtgttgaagacccatttgtggccttttGCTGCTTTCTGTTCTTTGGTTGGATTTTTATTTACACccttccccatttccgttctcaattttaaggTGGTATATTTCTAGTGttaatgtgacaactctccaacaTTCACAGATTTAGCGTATTTCACCAATCACCTGAAACCCATACAGTATAGTCAGTTACGAAAAGCTCCatttgacaaaatgtaaaacaattcaatcgataAATAAAgcaaacagtagtataccgctgttcgaaactcataaatcgattgagaaaaaaacaaacccgggcttcaaactaaaacttagggaaacgcatcaaatataagaggagaacaacgacacaacagaaacacaacattgaaatgtaacatacacaaaaacgaactataataatatgtaacaatggccattttccttacttggtacaggacatttttagaagAAACAAATggggggttgaacctggttttctggcatgccaaacctcctgctttaatGGTAAtgctaaatataacattgaaatgacaacataacatgacaggactacaatagaaataaataggagaacataaaggacagagaaacgcacaaataatagctaacaaaaggcaacaggttttaaatttaatacgccagacgtgcgtttcgtccacacaagactaaacagtgacgctcagatgaaaaaagttcgaaagccgaaacaagtacaaagttgaacagcactgAGGACCGAACGTTCAAAAAAGCtgtgcccaatacggctagggttttctgcctgcGATATAAAGAACAtcattattatttagaataatttagaATCTATACTTATGCAAACagtatattttaaaatgactatataattatagtgtatcacatatttgttacgaatacgttgggttttgcatatgcaataacctcaaaattgcccggggcaaaaaagacgatattgatattgtgccccgATTccaaatgacgtcacgtcattgcgtccttaacgacacttttgtgatacaaaattaaaaattttacctgttatgtttcattaaattgtaataattgaaCTTTGTGTCTCTATTCTGCAGAACTtagatatgtgataaatagattataacatgtcttttccatattggccctggtatcatccctcgactcATATTGGCCCTCGGCTAAGGCCTcaaggccgatatgggagtctcgggatgataccagggccaatatggaaaaggccatgttataatctatacatatacatgataaaaccgaagtgtTCACTAACTACTGAATTAAAAcagatacattacataaaacaacataatcCAGCACAAAAAAATACCCACACCGGAGTtacattcgtctcaactcggccgattccgtaccctcatctctCGTTGCAGATtttaccgaggattgccgaatgaccCAAGTTAGTAATAAAAAACAATACTCATCACATTAGAAACAGTTTTCTCGATTCGCACTAAGAATGTTTTTGAAATAGCAAATACCAAGAACAATTTATTTCATGTAGTAAGATTCTGATAAGTTAAAGTGATCCTTTAATCAAAGCACCCCTGATTATATGCCAGGTCCTTTGTTCTACCAGGGGTGATcatccctaccagatcaccctaccttaagtttctttgttttgcatgatTTCCTTCGTTGTGTAACATTTTGGCGGTAATGGCTAATCAACAATAAAACTTAGAAATATTTATACGAATAAGactaattttcaaaatgtatgtagaaaaaaatccagtgtctatgatgggattcgaactcaagacctttatcATATCAAACAACGATTCAAACtcctacaccaggacgactggatacgaattCACTgttaatttaacatacttaaacaTTTGTCCGGGGCTCATTAaaggtatataatatataatgatatatacatataaaaaagaagatgtggtatgattgccaatgagacaactatccacaaaagaccaaaatgacacagacattaacaactataggtcaccgtacggccttcaacaatgagcaaagcccataccacatagtcagctataaaaggccccgataagacaatgtaaaacaattcaaacgagaaaactaacggccttatttatgtaaaaaaaatgaacgaaaaacaaatatgtaacacataaacaaacgacaaccactgaatatacaggctcctgacttgggacaggcacatacataaataatgtggcggggttaaacatgttagcgggatcccaaccctccccctaacctgggacagtggtataacagtacaacataagaacgaaatgATATATTTATAAGGATTGTGTGGCGTAATAAACTCGATTTTGTGTagtgtaaattgtttttttttactaatctAGAACAGCTTGGATGTAAAAAAAACGTTTATCTGTTTTAAGTGCTTCGCAAGTCATAATATTAATGTAGTGGTATTAATCACCAATGTCAGTCGAGTCACAAAGATGGCATACTCTATTGTCTGTAAACAAATATGATGCTAAATTTTATTAATGTTTGTACCTGTCTGGTTCAAAGTAAACTTACATCTGGCAGTGTTaattaaaagtattataattatTTGGTTCCGCATTTAAACTTTGTAGAATTTCCTCATAACCACGCCTTCTGCGGCATATTTTGTTCATTAGAATTCGTCTAGTTGTTTTGTCAGcaatgcaaaataaaataaatgtaaaaaatgccTTCGAACTGTCACCAAAACTTTCTAGATGCACTAGTGCAAAATTTATGTCCGCGTAAGGTTTGACATTCGAGGAATTTCCAGACACAAATAAAAAGAAGCGCAGTGTTCCCCATATCCTGAGAAGATATCCAATCAGCCATAAGTAAAGATAGTTTTCATCTTCAGCCCTCAGTCGAAGAGATACGTCGTTAAATCGTCTTTGGTTAAATCTTGttgtctgaaatataaagctaaaTATCTGTTTaccgaaaaaaaaaatcataaataccgAAATAATTTTTTAGAAAGAGATAATATCCGTatcaaacgaaaaaaatattgcTCTATTCAGTTAGAAATTTTGTTTTCGGAACACCTTGGTTTGAtaagttataaaaacaatatttgttgcCAACAAGTAGGAGGGTTGGTTTAACAATCGGACATTTTTCATTAGACTTTGTTCCATTGTTTCAATTTGTGTTCGTTTGTGCATGTTAGAAAATGTTGCCCAATTCTCTGGTACATCTCGATTCAATATACGAAACTTGATTATGCGAAATGGGGATTCATCATTAAAGAAATCGTTGATATATCTAAACGATTATCAATAGCTTCACTTATTCCTCCAAATGAAACGATTAACTATCAATAACTTAAAACCGAATAAGTTGACGGTACATTTCAGGTGCGGATGCGGCCAATTTGAATATGGGGTTTTAACCGCAAGAACACAACGAAACGTTATCTTATTAAAAGAGTCCAACCCCGGAACAGCCTCGGATTCGCCAATGAATTTCGTGAACTGTTTATTATGCATACCTGACGCCACATGTATCCTTTCAGATAAAGAAACATTATACATGTCACAAAATACGAAACTAACTCCCATCCTTTACCGGAAATTATCATCCATAAAATCCGGTCGCTCCTTGACAATGACGATTTAATCCAACACCAGGTACCAGTTACTTGAGCGAAATCTTCACCTAAAACTTCACATTTGGCAGCCGCTATTGCTACGGAAACTACAATTTAAAAAGCGAACAACGTTTAAAAAAAGGAAT
It contains:
- the LOC139500934 gene encoding G-protein coupled receptor 157-like, which codes for MKNVTISTTILPIANETDNINLLSVFAADITLTIIACTLSFLGSAFIFSAYCVVDSLRPKNETRRLLLYLTVSDLVVAIGNFIGTIRFIIIYDNKPFYANSGEELASDSVCVVQSFISVTGSLWSFFWNTAIAIHLCVALVYCRHGTWSRKMKIFCHSVCWLLPLSVAIAAAKCEVLGEDFAQVTGTWCWIKSSLSRSDRILWMIISGKGWELVSYFVTCIMFLYLKGYMWRQTTRFNQRRFNDVSLRLRAEDENYLYLWLIGYLLRIWGTLRFFLFVSGNSSNVKPYADINFALVHLESFGDSSKAFFTFILFCIADKTTRRILMNKICRRRRGYEEILQSLNAEPNNYNTFN